AAGAGCAAATAACAAGCCTATATCTAGTCTATTATGTAATATATTGACAATAGTAGTATAGCCAACACCCATAACCTCCTTAGCGTAGAGACCTAACATACCTAATAAAAGTCCCCCTAAAACTGGTTTTAAAAAATTTGTCAATCTTAATCTCGTAAAAAGATCCTCAATTTTGTAGAAAAACTTTATGAAACATACCCCAATAAAAGCAACAAGGCAGCCAAGTATACCATAGAAAATTAACTCTATTGGATTTCTAAATTCATAAGTTGGCACTGCAAAGGTAACATCATTACCTAAATACATTCTAGAGATAACAGTAGCTATAACTGAAGAAACAATAATAGGAGAAAAGGTTTTTATTGAAAATTCTCCTACAATAATCTCAGAGGCAAACATAGCCCCACCCATCGGAGCATTAAATGTAGCTGCTAGTCCACCTGAGGCACCACAAGCAAGCACAGTTTTCATTCTCCCTCCTGAAAACCGTAAAAGCCTACCAATACCAGCCCCAAGTGCTGCTCCTATTTGAATAATTGGCCCTTCTCTACCTGCTGATCCACCAGAACCAATTGTTAAAGATGAGGCAATAGTTTTTATAAATGCAACAAAGGGTGATATTCTTCTATTTAAAAGCACAGCTTTGATAACATCGGGGACTCCATGTCCCTTTGCAGATTTGAAAACTAGACCTAATAAGCCAACCAATAAACCTCCTAGTGCAGGCATCAATATTATTTTATAACCCCGCTGACTCTGCAAGGCTGTCAACATTGCCTCACCACTAACACCATAAAAAAGTTGTTGTGAAAGCTCTATAAAATACCTAAAAACTAGATTACCATAGCCTGCTAGTATACCAACGACGATACTAACAAACAGCATAAACAACTCATCATGCCTTAACAGAAAACGCAACCAACTATTAATGTTAAATAACTTCATAGCTATATTATGCATTACAAAAAGGATATATTAGTAAAACAAACTATATTGTCTATAAAAATATTTAACTAGTTGTTATATTTTTATTCAACAGTTACACTTTTTGCAAGATTTCGTGGTTGATCAACATCAAGGCCAAGAAAATTAGCACAGTGATATGCGAAAAGCTGAAAAATAACTGTATTTTGAAATATTGACAGCTCCTCTGATGTATCAATAATGGAAATACTATCGCCTCTAAATCCATCTAAAAACTTATCATTTTTTGATTTAATAATATACACCTTGCCCTTTCTTGCTCTTATCTCTTCAATATTTGTTAATATCTTATCATATACATTTGATTTAGTGGCAATAACAAAAGTAGGAATTTCAGGGGATACCAAAGCAATAGGACCATGCTTTAATTCCCCTGCTGCATAACCCTCTGCGTGAATATAAGCCACCTCTTTAAGCTTTAGTGCCCCTTCAAGGGCTATAGGGTAATTTATCCCCCTACCAAGAAAGAAAAAATGTTTATACCCTGAACAATTTTTTGCAAATTCTTCTATATCCTTATTAAAAGATAATATATAATTTAGCTGTTCTGGCAATCTAACAAAATCCTTCACAAGCAATTTTACATCCTTTTCGCCTATAGACTTCTTTAAAGCCCCAAAATAAATAGAAAAGAGGTATATGATGGTAAGCTGGGTTATAAAAGCTTTTGTTGAGGCAACACTAATCTCAGGGCCTGCATATGTATATAATGTAATATCAGAATACCTGGGAATTGAAGAGGAAAAAACATTACTTATTACAATAACCTTCTGCCCTCTTTCTCTGGCTAGCTTAACTGACGCTAAAGTATCAGCTGTCTCACCTGATTGTGAGATAGCTATTAGTAAACTATCTTTTTCAAAACTATTCTCCCTATATCTATACTCAGAAGCTATATCAGCTATTACAGGTATACCAACATATTTTTCAATAAGATATTTAGCTACCATTGCAGAATGATAGCTTGTACCACATCCTATAACCTCAACATATTTTGCATTTAATAACATCTCCTCTGCGCCTTTCAGCTCATTAAAGATAATTTTATCCTGACTATTACTAATATGTCCAGTAAAGGTATCAACCAAAGCTCTTGGTTGCTCAAAAATTTCTTTCAGCATATAATGCTTATAACCATATTTTTCTACACATCTAGCATTTAAACTTATTGTTTCATATTTAGGCTCTATCTTATTACCGTTGAAATCGAAAATTTCAACCTTGTCTCTTTTGATGCTAGCTACACAATTATCCTCTAGAAAAATAAATTTATTAGTATATGGTACTAACGCAGGCAGATCGCTAGCAGCAAACATTTCATTTTCACCAATCCCTATAATTAGGGGACTATCTTTTTTAACTAATACTATCTTATCTGGTTCATTAGGTGTTATTATTGATAGCGCAAAACTTCCTCTTAATTTATTAAGTGATTTTATTGTTGCATCACAGAGATCTCCTTTGTAATTATATTCAACCAAATGTGCTATTAATTCAGAATCAGTTTCAGAAGAAAAATCTATTCTATTTGAAAAAAATTCTTTTAATTGAAGGTAATTATCTACTACCCCGTTATGGACAAGGATTATATTTTTTGATTGATGGGGATGGGCATTTTTTTCGTTAACCAAGCCATGGGTAGCCCATCTTGTATGACCTATGCCTAGGGTTGCATTAATATATAATTTTTCACTACAGGTTTTCTCTAATTCTTTTATTTTGCCTGTCTTTTTTATGATAGTAACCTCTTGATCCTTTAGAAGTGCTAGTCCTGCTGAATCATAACCTCTATACTCAAGTCGTTTCAAACAATCAATAATTACTTCAATTGCGTTTCTTTTGCCAATGTATGCAACAATACCGCACATT
This window of the Deferribacterota bacterium genome carries:
- the glmS gene encoding glutamine--fructose-6-phosphate transaminase (isomerizing), with translation MCGIVAYIGKRNAIEVIIDCLKRLEYRGYDSAGLALLKDQEVTIIKKTGKIKELEKTCSEKLYINATLGIGHTRWATHGLVNEKNAHPHQSKNIILVHNGVVDNYLQLKEFFSNRIDFSSETDSELIAHLVEYNYKGDLCDATIKSLNKLRGSFALSIITPNEPDKIVLVKKDSPLIIGIGENEMFAASDLPALVPYTNKFIFLEDNCVASIKRDKVEIFDFNGNKIEPKYETISLNARCVEKYGYKHYMLKEIFEQPRALVDTFTGHISNSQDKIIFNELKGAEEMLLNAKYVEVIGCGTSYHSAMVAKYLIEKYVGIPVIADIASEYRYRENSFEKDSLLIAISQSGETADTLASVKLARERGQKVIVISNVFSSSIPRYSDITLYTYAGPEISVASTKAFITQLTIIYLFSIYFGALKKSIGEKDVKLLVKDFVRLPEQLNYILSFNKDIEEFAKNCSGYKHFFFLGRGINYPIALEGALKLKEVAYIHAEGYAAGELKHGPIALVSPEIPTFVIATKSNVYDKILTNIEEIRARKGKVYIIKSKNDKFLDGFRGDSISIIDTSEELSIFQNTVIFQLFAYHCANFLGLDVDQPRNLAKSVTVE
- a CDS encoding chloride channel protein — translated: MKLFNINSWLRFLLRHDELFMLFVSIVVGILAGYGNLVFRYFIELSQQLFYGVSGEAMLTALQSQRGYKIILMPALGGLLVGLLGLVFKSAKGHGVPDVIKAVLLNRRISPFVAFIKTIASSLTIGSGGSAGREGPIIQIGAALGAGIGRLLRFSGGRMKTVLACGASGGLAATFNAPMGGAMFASEIIVGEFSIKTFSPIIVSSVIATVISRMYLGNDVTFAVPTYEFRNPIELIFYGILGCLVAFIGVCFIKFFYKIEDLFTRLRLTNFLKPVLGGLLLGMLGLYAKEVMGVGYTTIVNILHNRLDIGLLFALIFLKMVATSLTLASGGAGGLFVPSLFIGASTGGFFGGILNFIYPGVIANSGAYALVAMSAMLASTMRAPITAILIIFEITQSYEIILPLMIATIVSNVVSNLLYKESIFTYPLVKEGIKVKRTLEESVLESIQVKDAMLKDNIIKFKKHTPIKDIIASIQRANYSYFPVVDDNDILVGMLSLDDIRSILFDESVRDFLVADDICRRKDLSYVFPDDTLADAMAKMGLKDLGALPVVKKLDGDKLKFLGLLRRSDIIIAYNRYYSNM